A genomic segment from Necator americanus strain Aroian chromosome III, whole genome shotgun sequence encodes:
- a CDS encoding hypothetical protein (NECATOR_CHRIII.G11905.T1) gives MEKNICYRQRRRKEVVYDDYVLDVSLSQGDWHIEEDPNVDYEMLLRGLRACAERASKPRTTNLDRISKTTKELLERRRALRLDPNASHIERQKKILEAAQRRTSLKKCRRDLREYNIGLATLLSEDGTRTSSRREMEIITERFYSNLFRSSTPVSRPIIPTGEAPPRILPSEVRVAIKSMKPGTAPGPDFISADFLRAGGHPLHVILAAHMTSYLQKERIPDQWKTSRTVLIHKKGDREDLRNYRPICLLSVLYKVFTKIILTRISRTLDEVQPQEQAGFRQGFSCLDHIQCRGSYRFAGNTACPLF, from the exons atggaaaagaacatctgctaccggcaacgaaggagaaaagaagtcgtctacgacgattacgTACTCGACgtctccttgtcccaaggtgactggcacatcgaggaggacccaaacgtggactacgagatgctgctcagaggattacgagcctgtgctgaacgtgcctcgaagccgcgcacgacaaacttggatcgaatttcgaagaccaccaaggaattgttggaaagaagaagggctttgaggcttgatccgaatgcatcgcacattgagcg acagaagaagattctggaagcagcacaaagaagaacgagtctaaagaagtgccgcagggatctccgcgaatataatattgggttagcaaccttgctgagcgaagacgggactcgcacgtcttctcgtcgtgagatggaaatcattacggagaggttctactcgaacctttttcgttcatcaactcctgtgtcaagaccgatcatccccactggtgaagctccaccacggattctcccttcggaagtacgagtcgctatcaaaagcatgaaacctggcacagcccccggacctgattttatatcagcagactttcttcgggctggtggccatccgcttcatgtaatcttagcagcgcacatgacatcctatcttcagaaagaaaggatcccagaccagtggaagacctcgcgaaccgttcttatccataagaaaggtgaccgagaggaccttcggaactaccgtccgatatgcttgctgagcgtgttgtacaaagtattcaccaagatcatcctcactcgcatatctaggacgctggatgaagtccagcctcaagaacaagctggattccgccaggggttcagctgcttggaccacatccagtgtcgagggtcatacaggtttgccgggaataccgcctgccccttgttctaa